The Oryzias latipes chromosome 8, ASM223467v1 genomic interval AAACATCCGACGCCACGCCGAGGGGGGGCACAGATGTTTCAGAATGGAGAGACCATCGTCTCCTTAATTGCTTCAAATGgatccacacacactcattaAACGTGATGGGAGGAAAGGAGAGAACACTGCCAGGAGGAGCTGATGAAGGGTGGAAATGTACCCATAATGCTTAACAGGCACACAACACAAAAAGGGGGGATAAATCACTTAGTGgggtccattaaaaaaaaagagaactataaactatTTCCCGCTGTATGTTGTGTTCTTCTGCAAGTACGGTCGCCTGCTTGCACCAAACTTTACATCTGTTTGCTGCTGAGTTACTCAGGTGATTGCCCTTTGACCCCACAGGAGCCAGCAATTTGATGGGAGGGAGGCGGGACAGAGGGGTCCCTGTTTTCGGGTCTGGTTTTTCACCCACGGGTCAGCAAATGTCCAGCCAGCTAACCCAGCCCACCGCCTGGTTCTGGACACACAGTCtcactgtgcccccccccccccatgtgttTTTGAGGTTTCCCAGCTCCATCTGATTCAAACTAAAGTGGCTGGGGGCAGCTAGGGAGTCAGGTGTGGTGAGATGAGGCCACTGGGACTCACCTTCTCTGAGCTGATgctcagcttctcctccaccccGTTGCTCCTCGGGACTGGTGTGAGCTCCCTGGGCGACTCCTCTTGCTCCACCACCTCCTCAGCCTCCGCCTCCTGCTTTaccacctcctcctccgtcCCATCCACATCCTCATGCgcctccaccatcaccaacaacTCCGTCTCCTTCACCATCACCAACTCCGTCTCCTCCACCATCACCACCCCCGTCTCGTCCGCTATTaccaccccctcctcctccaccacctccacctccacctcatCCTCCTCGAAGGGCACCGGGACTCCGTCGGACACGTACTCCTTCAGGCATTTTAAGTTGTGTTTCTTCAACAGCTGCTCCGTGTCTGGGTCCACTACGATCAGCTCCAGCGGCCCCGCCGTGGCGCGGATCCGGGACACGACCTGCTGATGACTCTCGCTCTCCACGTCCTCCCCGTTCACGAACACCAGTCTGTCCCCGGCGCGCAGCCCCGACGACTCCGCGGGGCTGTCGGGCTCCACCAACCGGATGAACTGCCCCGTCTTGCCCTTCTCCCCGTGGAGGTGGAAGCCGTAGCCGTTGTCCCCCTTGTGCAGCGTGCAGAGGCGGGGGCGCAGGTACTGGCTTTTGCTGGGCATGGTCAGTGGTGGTCGGCTTCACGACCTGTTGCTCGCTGGAAAGAGACTGGATGAGGAGGTGAGCACGCACGGAGCTGGCAGCTCTTCTGAGGAGTCCCACTGCTTCCACGCAATCCTCGGTGGGGGGCCCCTGTCTGCTGTGGGGGTCCTGACCCGGGGTCCGAGCGGAGGAGTGACTGAGCTGGACCGTCAGTGCGCGTGAGCGCTTATCTGAACGAGGGAGGTGCGTTCACGGAACAACCCTGCTTTATGCAAAACAGCAACCAATGGATGCGTAAAACACAAGTGAGCAACACAGTGCGGGATTATTTTAAACACTTTCATATTTTTATCATCCAATCACATGCCTTCCAAAGAGTCATTTTGTTTATTATGAATTGAAAATAACACGATTTCCTGAAAAATGATCAGAACAACAAAAGTTAACTGATATGCTTGAAAAGAACGGTAACTGGTTGCAGCATTTACGCGTTTAGtaaacataatttctgcagataTCTTCCATTTTTGTGACTGCAAATCAAAATTCCATGGGAAACTAACTGCAAACTTTACTCTGCTAATCTCGCAGATCTTcagtcaataaaaaatatagaataaaaaacaagcagTCATTGACTCGtggatcttttcttttctttgtggcattttttttgatttataGAAGAAAACTTTCTTTCAGGCAACTGCTTTCAGTGGTGACTGCAACACTTTTGGTTTGGTTGGCTTTCACACAAAGAACTTTCTGAAACAAACCAAAGACTGGAATGAAACAGTTAGTCCTCTTAATGACGCACTtcgatttttaaaaagtgtttttggtgtttttaaaacgttcttgtagcatttttctcatggtggaggacatatataaataaaaataactgcatttctgattatttctgtATCCTGTATCggtgtggtgaatcaggagcagacaataaatgctgttttgtaaaattgttaCTACATccgggggccacaagctcccagctccgctccattctgatgcatccacttgtagataaCTAGATCCATCCAGGCTTACTCCAGTCCCGCCCATACCTTAGAAGTGAATTTCTCACGAACtacaaaacgacacaggtttttaaaattgtgtctAAAAAATGGCCTAataatagttaaaagaccactggaaatgcttttaaaatagatgaaaatgtgattggagtggaactttaagcaTCTGCATATTTCCTATACAATTTTatccaaaagacatttttaagagTTActcttcagattttttaaaagttgcttCCTTTTTTCTCCTATTTAGAGTCACTTACTTCCTCTTGTTCTCCTCCGCTTTTCCTTAAAaagtgccccccacccccccacacacagaaACTGTACCAGAGTTCATTTGCAAATAAATCACAACTCTTGTTCTCAATAGGACCAGATTTAGCTTATTGGATTTGGCACCAAATTTCAGGTGAGTTTTTATCCCTGCCAAGTGCAGCAGACCATCAAAGGAATCAAACCTTGGTGTAGATCAGGGACAAAACGTGAAGAGCAAACGTGCCCACAAGCACAGCTTAACTGCTGCAGGAATCAAACACAATTCTTTATTTCACTCCtatttaaactgtgttttatcCGCCAAGGAAAATATCAAATATTAATGATCATAAGTGTATCAACCCTTAGACAGATATCGATGCAGATTTCCTTAAAACTTTGGCTctaaaattaccttaatttggCATCTATATGAGTGAATTTTGTTtaatagctggaaataaatttagGCATCAAGGGGTCAATCATAAGAATAATTAAATGGAATAGATCTACTGTGTTCTATGTAAACTTTAAGGattttcaagaagaaaaaacaccatGCTGTGCCGCAATTCAtctcctgtttggaatgtgatTCCAAACTGGAGATGAATTGTGGAACAGCtaaagtcaacaaaaaaaatcacaacaggGTGTGTAACGTTTACTTACTTTCGGTGTTCTCCATTAACCAGGCTTTTTAAAGGTTGTGTAAATCAGAAATCTGGTTTTTGGTTTCAGGGTAGGCCATAAGGGTAGACCTGGTTTCCCAGGGTAGACATTTTCTCTGTCTACAGGTAAATTTGCACGCCAAAGGCTGTTGACATGCAGCTTTGAAAAAGTGAAAGCACCTGAAGGAAAATCGTGACCTGAAGTAGTGAACGAATGGAAATTGAGAAATTGTGTAAGACAATTTGTCTCCAAGTTTTTTCTTTAGGCAAGTAAACACACTCATTGTGACTTCGCACAGCCTTATTTGTCCTTTTGAGTCATagtttcagtttttctgcatGTGGCGGTTTGATGATTACTAACTCAGACTGCTAACGGAGGAGGGAATTTCTCAGATGCACAACTTGTGACTGATATCACCTTATTGAGCCATcagttttctttacatttttaaggaGTTAGGAAATTCTGAATTCAAACATATTTAGTGACCTAGAGGCGTGTAGAATGGTTGCCAGAAGAAACAGCCTTGTAGAGCCATAATTTGGCACACCACATGGTTCTATTCTGGGGTCCACCCGTTTTTGCCTCACCATCCCTGCTTCTGGATTGTTGAAAGTTTTGTCACAAATTCCAACGTTTAAAGCGACGTTGCACTTCTAGAGTGGATATTTAAGCACATTTGGATCAAAATAGACTTAATAGAAATAAAGATAATCCCCAATCAAGCAAAAATGATCAGTTGTAGCACTTTGTTTGGTGCTAACCTGATTCAGAAAATTCTCTAATTTAGTTCTCAACAGGGATGAGGCATTTCTGTGACCGTGTTGGACGGAAGGTTATCAGGTACAGAGCGCCTAACCCTTCTGGCTTCTCAGAAAGAGATTTGAAGTcaacagttaaagaaaaataccaCGTCAAACTAAATTGGTAATTTTTACAGTTAaaggtcaattttattttttaattttctacaaTTCTAGAGTATCTGTGTTCATTTTGTAAGAAGATGACAGGCAAGTCATGACCTGAACTTATAGCAGAGGGGTTAAGATCATACAAACTAATTCCATTTGGCAGAAAGGGCCAGAAAAGACCTTGGCTGTTTGCTGTGGATGGATGAGGTGGGGAGGAGCCACAGGTTCTGGCCTCTGCAGTAAATCACGAGGCTGCTTAATATTAtgtcacacaaaacaaaaaccagactCACTGgatttcatcattttaaaaatggtgctggaaaagaaaaacaaagtgtcTCTGTAGTTTACTGTGTGTTGTGGGACACAGCAGAAAATAAACAGGGGAGCTGGTGCCACACTGTGGCTCATTAACCTCAACACACCCAGTCACGTACAAAAGACTCATTTGTTCCacttgacacacacacacacacacacataaaagtGCACAAAGATGACTGACTTCAAGAATCACGTACATtacaaaatatactttatatCTATGATAACAAAGCACTTTTTATGGCACTTTGTGTTTCACCGTGATGCCTCGAAAGAGGGACAAATGTGACATTAAGCAAGTTTGACAAGCAAACATTCATAATGAACAGTGTTACAAAGATACACAAGGCGTGAACAAATACAGATCTCGACAATGACGACTATGGCCCAGAGTGCTGTGCACATTTGAGTGTGAACTCTATGATGGCAAAACTCAAAGACATGACAGGAGAAGTCTTTGTATGCAACAACCTGCAGCGGCAGCGGTGGAGTAACTTTAGGGGCCCTGAATTaaatgtacagacacacacaggggGCACCCTAAAATATTGGCTTTATTCTAACAGCATTACAGATGTGAACAGATGGCATCATTTACCTAAATTCTTTCAAAGAGGCTCAAGTCCACTATTAAAACAAACTCAAATAGTAAAAGATGAGCACTGTAAGGCCAAGAGGGATTCAGTTCACAGCCTGATATAATTAGGATTAGGCAAGCTCAGGGCtgcatggcaaaaaaaaaaaaaaaaagctaaatccaTGAGGGCAGAATGGCAAATGTTTCCCtgcaaattaatatttaatgtttcagattttttaactcCTGACTTGTGTTTTGAAACCACTGTCACCACAAAGACCACAAACATTTCTACACATGACACGCACGATTTATAACTTCACATTTCAGAAAAGGGATGGCAGCTCATCCAGGTTCGCTTTCATTTGGCAAAACAAGCTGCTCCGAGTAGAAGCTGAGGatatccacctttttttttaggattcaaCGCTGGGGACTGGCTTTCAAAAGAATGCAGCCTTTTCCACCTCTTCTCACCCTCCATCCCACACTTCCTCCCTCCCCTGCCTGGTGTTTGGCGTCAGCTACGCCTGTTTGCAGCAGCCAGACTTGTGCTTCTGAGAATCGATGTATTCGTGAATCTTGAACTTGGGATCGTTGGGCTGCTGTGTCGCTCGGTGCTTCAGCTCCCTGACGGAGGAAGAaagggaggaggggggagaaAGACAGGAAGTTAGATGCCGAGGGGGTGGATGTGTGGGATGACTGGGTAAATCAAGAATATACAGAGAGAgaaacagagcagcagcagtgtgAGATTTCATCAAACTGCATCTGGTGGGAGCTTCCATTTAAAGCTGTCATCACATGGAGACAACGAACCACCTGCAGTGGAGCACAAATGCAATCTGAGCCATGCCAGATGTGGATTTATGGTGAActcctatttaaaaaataaaataaaaacccaagcTCCTCTTTGATTGTAtatctaaagaaataaaattgcaaaccaagtagaaaaaaaaaagtatccagTACTGGTTTTGCTTCTTTCCATTGTCCACAGATTAGGTTTCAGACCCCTATGGGCTATTTTGGcattgttttaacatttctatAAAAAATTTGCACCATGGGAAGTTTTTAATTGAACACTTAGATTTAGTTTTCAAATAGCACTACTCTGTATGAACATTAAGATCCaccctgataaaaaaaaacaaaaaaaaagaagaattgcgtttttattatgtttttgtagcatttttctcatgatggaggaatgCATATGAAAATAATTAGGCtccaaattgcttttctgagtatttcttttttcaacttgtTGTAAAGCAGAAGCACATGCAAATATGCCGTTGGAGAGCTCCCTAATGCTTCTGATGAATCCCCTTGTAGACGACTAAATCCATGAACgacttcattttcctcgtccgagctggcatctgggactgcgaggggctgtaagctagtgggcgGGAGTGTAAACAAAGTTGTAATGGTACATCAGCAACCATCCCACCGACAATTCAGAGGCatctttctaatgaactactgccgctcacataggtttttttaattgacttaataatagatcaaaagatgatcgaagtgaaACTTTGAATCTGAACATATTTCTCATCCACAGCATTAGCAAGTGTTACCTGTACCAGATGTGGCCAAGGGGTCTAATCCATTTACCACGACATACAGTGATGCCACCGATCAGTAAAGTTCCCCCACTGGAAAGAATCAATAATCTTCTGAATGACATTAAACCCCACTGCTCCCTCATTGCTTCTGCAGATCGTAAAATcttacaaaatgcaattttcactGAGCAAACAACCACCAACAGTTTTATTGCTCCTATTCTTTTGAGTCTAAGCATCAGTGTAATCAATTGCATATGGAGGCAGTCAAAAGGAGAAATGACACTGTAAATGCTCGGCATCCACAGGGAGCCTCAAGCGCTCACAATCCAATTACATCAAGAGAAGAGAAGCAGACACAGAATTAGCTAGAAACCATTACCTCCATTATACGCACGATCCAGAAAGCCTTCATAGTGTTTgcacataaaaaataacaatgcaGAGGCCCAAAGAGAGCAGCTAACTCAGCCACGCTCTGCTGCACACATGATGGGGACAAAGAAAATACCAACTTTGAATCCTGGAACAGCTCTGGACCGGAAGATATTTAATTTTACATCATTACAATTAAATAATGCAATCACTGGGATTCGAAATTACTTTAAaggtttaaacaaataaaataagcGAATCAGATAAAATTTGACACTTCTGAAATCAACATTTTGGAtgttgtcatttgttttttcaccACTTGAGGGCAGCACAGGCAGATGACTAAATGTGAAGAGAGGAAGCTGCATCTAATTGAGGAAAGGCATCAAATGTGTTCttacttttatgtttattatagAGAATAGAGGTTAAGATACATTGGATTGTGTTGGTGACTGGTTAGCTTGTCAAGCTTGGAATATAAAGGGACAGCGAGAGATAGAGAAGGAGAAACACAAGACCACAGCCCTTCACAGAAAAATGTCGTTCTATTGAGTATTGAAGGTGTAAATTTACCAGATTGTATCATCCTGAAATCTGATCTTCCGTGAAATCCTAACAGCTAGGTTACCAAGCAGAAACTGCAGTGTTTGTTCGGTTTATGCCTTCATAGGCAAGGGTTGGGAATGTCAACATGCAGGCttaaagtttagttttaatctgcaaatgttaaaatgttctgtttgaaatgaaaatttatttactatattcagaaaaaaatggactGACATAAATTCAGTATTTTTTGCAGGGTGGAAATGAAAACATGACATTGAATAgaactagtttaaaaaaaattgataacaGAATTGAAATTAAATCCATCTTAAACTTCAGAAAGGGgaataaaaactcaaatcaTTAAATCTGaggcatttttgtatttttaatggcaaaaatagttaagttgttaaaaaaaataaccaaattttATCAACAACAGTTTAATCAGTTTCATTTCAATAATCGATTATATGAAAATTCTTATGAATCAAAATCCAAAAGATTTGTCCTTAATCCTAAATCAAGATGCAGATTTACCTGTAAATTAGGTTAAAACCAGAATAAATAGGGGGCCTGGACAGCTGCAGAAAAGTTCATTTGTTGCAGCTCTCTATTCTCACATGAAATAATGGTGCTGTAAATTTTTATACAGCATCTTTGATTCCAATGAAGAAGTAATCTAGTTTGCTATGATCCCTTACAATAAAGATTACTTggaactagggctgcacgatatgaggaaaactcgcgatatgcgatattggtgattaacaTTGCGAttacgatataatttgcggtatataaacaaatatcaaatcaaccaaaaacatttccatttcaatgcaacagtatagaaattatactccaaatgacccttgtcgacataggaggtaaacatcaaacataaaagggctcatctgattgatcaacagcgTAAACAgttccttccgattggttaaatgcataaagggatttatttcatttattcaatatttcaagctgccatgagtttgtcttagcacatttaacccttgtgctatcttagatgacccctcccttacattgacgtgttctccctaccatgacaaaggtggataaaggtggaaagatttcatgtaatcatggacaccagtgaagatcacaaatcattgaggaaaaaaggttcagagcactgtctagtgggtctagatgaccccactcccaacgttaaagtgctaggatagcacaagggtcaaggtaaccatttattgtgatttttgccgtcttttgcggtatgcatattgcacagcttgatgtcgctataacgataaatttgcggtatattgtgcaggcctacttggAACAATATGTTTAAGTTTTGGTTGCCTTAACCtgtttctgatggaggacatatataaagaaaattaagtatcaaaattgcatttcttagtttgttttttttattcaaatttttgtatatcaggagcagataaaaaatgcagttggaaaaagcttgtagctgtgatgtataAATATagcagcaagccacaagctcccttctccgctccattctgctgcatccacttgcaaTAGATccatatgtctttgttttcctcatccgaacTGGTATCTGGTTTAAAGCTTAacggctccaatattgctcgtcatttttgttgtaccggtcatgttaggttgggggtgtgaggggctgtaagctagtgggagtgtgtaaagatgatgggaagtgagagCGGGCTTACTCCACTCCAACAGTCAtgcccacaatttagaggtgaatttctaatgaactactgctgctcttcagaaaggttttaagaaacagtttttttttttttgggtaaaaattacataattctcattaaaacaccactgggaaagggtttaaaatagatcaaaagatggttgaAGGGGGACTTTAGGATACCAGCCAGTATTTGCTTCAAAGTTGTGTTTATGAGCTGGTTTTCAGTCTTTGTTCATTATGGAGGGACTGTGTTTGTCACTTACTTGGCTACAGCATGAAAAGCCAGCTCAATGTTGACCCCCGTCTTTGCACTGGTCTCCATAAATGGTATTCCACATTCCTGCAATGGAAAAGACAGCAGAATAACTTTGAGCTGTCTGCTTCGGGAATGAAATTCCTGTAGAGGCTAACAGATTACCTTAGCCAGCTTTTCTCCTTCCTCTGTCTTCACTACCCTCTCTGCAGCCATGTCTGACTGTAATAAAGCAGTGGGGAAAACATCATCACACCAGAGGTGAACAGCCACAGAAGTACCACCCCATTAGCTGGGGTACCACTCCATTCAGTCAGCCGTCTTCTGTGGCAGCCGGCTGCTGAGCCAGAGCTCCTTCAGGCTGACAGCATAGCTCCAGCAGCGGCAGAGCGGCGCACAGACTAAAGCCTCCACCAGTCCCTGCTGCTTTCACAGAAACGATCTGAGATGCTGCTACGTGACATCCATGACCCTATAGACATGTGAGTCTGCTTGGAGCCACCAGAGGGAGCTTTCAGATAAATTAGCAGTGACATTTTGGCTACAGACACAATTCTTTGCCTTTATCACCAGCACTTCCGAACAGAAATAGGAATCTGCTTTGGAAGTTCTAAGAAAATGAGTAAAATTGACTTAACAATAAGGGGTGTGATTAAATTAGCAAGTGTGCCAATTCAAAACAATCACGTTTGAGATGGTGGCCCTCAGGAATTTCCGGGGTTTCTGTCAGCGTGGAGGCATTTTCGGGCTACTAAGTGCTTGCACATCTGTCTGAGCGCGATAAGAGTGTGTTCAATTTGCTCCAAAGAAGCAGTTACACttaccagcttttttttttttttaatgcaacgcAAAAAGGAAGCTATGCTCACCTTGTTGCCGAGCAACATGATGACCACATCCTTCTGGGCATACTCGTGTATCTCAGTGAGCCAAGCCTTCAAAAGTAGATGAGATAGAAGAGGGGACGACAAGGAGAGATTGATTTGTTCCCAAAACAAATATCACCACTTGAAGACTGCGTTTTCAGCTGTGGATTCTAACTATCCTCCTGCAGCATCAATCATGCGGACAATGAGTCACTCTTATCCTTGAAtgcttttgttgcttttcaTTACTAAAACTGGGGCCTTTGTGGCAAAGCAGATAGATAACATTTCTAAAAGTGACCTAAAAGAAACATTAGAATCCCAGCAACACCA includes:
- the LOC101160735 gene encoding ras-related protein Rab-37 isoform X2 yields the protein MSTRKASLTDKQAKNGTSKYVLERCASVNEYYDIAFKNKVVDVDNLKVKLQIWDTAGQERFRSVTHAYYRDAQALLLIYDITNKPSFDNIRAWLTEIHEYAQKDVVIMLLGNKSDMAAERVVKTEEGEKLAKECGIPFMETSAKTGVNIELAFHAVAKELKHRATQQPNDPKFKIHEYIDSQKHKSGCCKQA